The region ttaatgattatgcATTGGTtcgtgtattaaaatatttgaataattacaatactcttttgtaaaatatatatacgtatatattattaaataaaaatatcgtaacttttgttatattttttccatgtatatgttaaagatattcataacataaaatttcaatgataaaataataataaaataaatttgtcgtTTTACTTgcgatgaaaaatttgatatacatttattataataataaaataacaaagtcagtatgaaaaagaaaacgatattttttttaggctttttatatactttcctataatttcttttgttatatcATAACTGAAAGTCATAGAAGGTACATACGGTACAATTAAATACATGTTGAGCATGTTGAAATAGAATaggaagtaaataaaaaaacaagatatgaagtaaatcttcatttttttcagtatatttAACATGTCCACATAAAGTATGAAATTATTCCCTCATCATTTTCTCCTTTTGTCTAGCAAGCTTTTTCTTGCTAAGCTTCTTTTTTGATGGCTCTTCTTCTGTTGATTTTGCAACAACATCCTCCTTTTCTGTTAATATCACTTCAATGTGGCAAGGCGAGCTCATGTaagctataaatattacaatcataataataatatacgtttcagtaaaatacatttttaaataatttttaattaaattcttttatataaagcacTTACGATTTATACGACCATGAGCTCTATATGTCCTTCTGCGAAGGCAAGGTGCATGGTTAACCTGAATATGCTCAACTACAAGACGATCAACATCAAGTCCCTTATAATCTGCATTACTTTCTGCATTTTTCAAAAGCTGCAGCAGAAACTCTGCAGACTTTTTAGGCCAACGacctaaaataataacaaaattgttataagtatattttaactaaaattaatcttCCTGATAGCTCAagctttgattaattatatgtattgattaaaaatagtatatgTAGTAGTTTTGCATACCTTGCGTAGTACCAAATTGTTTGGCTTGGGCACACCTTCCAACACCACCATTGAACCTACGGAAAGGAACACACTCCTTATGTTCGACGACATTTTTCAGGTATTTCTGCGCCCTTCGCAGAGCCATATTTTTGATAGCACGTGCTGTCTCATGAGTGTTCTGCAACATAACGAGAAAAATACCGATTGTAAACATTGATTTCTTTTACGAGAGGTTATGTTTCttcgaaaaaattaagagaaaaatatttaccttaAAATGCACGCGAAGATTGGAACCGCGTGCCTTGCACGATTTAGTCTGGTTGACCGGTTCGTGAGAGTAACGACCCATTGCGTCCTGAAATCACAGACAAATCGTTTACGACTCTTTCCAAGTCAGCTTTCTCTGCGACCATAAGTATAACGATCAGCAACGATCCGTCATGCCGTATTTCTCTCGCGATTTTGCGTCATTTATCGTGAACGGACGCAACATTTATCGCGTCTAGATTGTATTTTGAGACTTtctatttgagaaattatatttcgtagGATGCATATTTCAACGCTGAATTGGATGCGAATAGATTCGAGAAACATGACATCGTCGACCGATACATACCTCTTGACACCACGATTTTGAAGGGAGAAGTTATCTCTCGTAACTTGCAAGTAGCGTCCGACTTCCTGTAGCCATCCAGGTGCGCCAACTGAAAACAAGCTCGTGCGCACATATGATATAACGACAGcaacgattaataaaatatccccaatatattctttaaatgttttaaacgaTAACGTATctcaaatgtaattaaataatattgtcatatcgtgataaatatttttttacgtaatttttatgtaatcataTATAGCACTTTTTTGTATACAAAGTTGTAGTTCTGAAGTTGGTAATCTATTATCGCAAATTCAATATGATTTGTTATATCGATTATCGATTATCGATTATCGATTGTCGATTTAAGCTAGATGAGTTTGTGATGTGAGACGTGAGATGTAAGCAATCACAATAATGACAAGCAAAGATAGAGATTTATATGTAAGGTGTGttttatttagtaatttatatttaatcgattagtaatacattatatatgaatgaacgaatacatatataattgattttttactaCTGGCAAATATCTGATTATCTATTTTACAGATGTTTATATCCATTTAGATgaaattcacattttttttggcAGAGTAAGATAaagtctatatatatgtactgatataaattacattgtaaattataatacatattcttttattgcagaattttattttgacaaattacGGTGTAcctctttgtttatataatgctCGGGAATAATAAGATAGTGGTATGTAAAGGATTGTCTGAAATGAGTGATAAacaagaaatgtatataaagacATTGGAATCTGCTGGTTATACATGTGAATGTTTACAAACTTTGCGATTCGAATTTGTGAATATTTCAGAATTGCGAACATGTCTGTTAACAGCAGATAAATATAGTGGtaatatattagttatatatattatttttactttattattaaatatatattttttatattttgtaaatttatgttGTAGGTCTAATATTAACGAGTCCACGTACAGTTGAAGCTATTTCATTGGCAGTAAAAGGAGATGTAAATATTCTGTACGATTGGCGACAGACACCAGTGTATTGTATAGGACCTGCAACTCATTCTCTTGCAAGAAATCAGCTTAACTTGCAACATTGTATCGGTAGTGAATCTGGTAATTCAAAGCAACTAGCTGAAAGAATTACtcttgatgtaaaaaaaaattcaaaaccaTTATTATATCCCTGCAGTGAGATTGCACGAGAAACTATAGCGTGTATTCTTAATGATAGTGGTAttacaatacaaaaaattgtggTTTACAGGACATTAGCAAGTGAGTTATTAGAAcaggatttattaaaaatcctcATAAAATCTCCTagcatatttgtttttttcagtCCATCTACAGTAGAACATATTACAACACAACTTAAAAGAAActcttttaatgtaaaagatataaaagcaGTAGCGATAGGTCCTGTgacaaaaaatgcattaattaattctggTTTCAATGTATATGCCACTGCAGAAAAACCGGAACCAGAAGCTTTAATGCGTGCAATCACAACTGCTGAATGTGTagaaaatttctgaaaatatttgatgataatgtaatattgttatttattactaataatctCAGTACATATTGAATCTCTTTTTGTGCATCATTGACCATTTATATGAACAATAGAACAGatgcagatatatataaatgaaacttTTAATGATCATCaagttatttcattaaattcaatatctgTTACGATTTACAACATTACCAAGAAGGCACGAAATATCCGAACCAACTATCGCAGATTGATTCGCATAATAAGGCTGAGGAGCGTTTCCCccgttattatatttcatttgaaTCGCCGTTTCATAATCGGGCGCCGGTCTATACGACGGTAATAATGCgcgcaaattatttaaatccgTTGACGAAACAGATACTACGGGATACGGTGATGTCGAAAGATCGTTGTAACTTGTCCATCGCATATGACTGTCTGCGACTCGGTTATCCAAATTCACGGATACTGTTTGCTCACTTGAATCGTTTGTATCATTATCCTGAAacgatatattgtttttaattatatagctaAAATGATGCTGTATAGTCAAGTGCTCATTTACGCACAAAGTAACCATTGGATCTTTCTAGAGGACGATGTTCTtgatattgcatataaaatgtgtgttgAGCTATACATAAtctccatatatattttgcattacgtGATTCAGTAAATACAAATTGTTTTGCTTCTTCACCCTCCAATTGGCATTCTATTCTAAACGTTTTCTTATGATTTATAACATTACTGATGTCTCTCCATctgcaagatataaaattatctaatatgttgcaatgtttttaatatatatccacAAAgccacacatacatacacatatgtgtatgtatatagttgTAAGTAAATTAACCTGTAAAATTGCGTTTGTGTATTAGGATAGGCTACCATAATCCCGTTGATGGAAATTCCAAGAATAACTTTATTGTTACTGTTatcctgaaatatatatattttgcataattgaaAGCAAGTAGAGTAATTGAGAGAAGATGTTTCGTGGTATATTACTTTGGCAGTAAATGTTTCATTGCCATATCCTTCCAGCTGCATAACAATTGAGATATACAGCTCCTCCGCGCTAGCTTGCGTAACATTAGTAAGACTCTTGTACTGACATATTGCTGTATGTAAGAGAGAGTCTTGTCCACCTGAATCAATCTTAATCACTTCCTAAATATAGAAACACAATATATGGAGTATATGAAATTGTGattcaagattaaaattaggttaaatgaataaagaattagagtaaaaatctttatagctatgaaaattaatgttacattTGGAAAGAAAGTATACTGCTGGAGACACTCGATTGTATGTCTTTCTGGACTATAATTTCCAAACTCAGCTTGCATAGAATAGCTTGCTAATAAACAAGCTTGTCTAGGATTACAATGTATTTTGTCTTCTAATATATCACTTTTCAATTgaagataataatgatatctgaaaaaaaaggaaaagaagtatttaaagtatttaaaattatacttatttagAGATTTACATTACTTAGGCAACTGATAAATACCTTGTCATTTCATCTTGAATGAATTGGACATCTGTGACATAGTACATAACTCTTAAGTAAAGTGTAAAATTCTTGGCATCCTTTTCAAGTTGTTTCTTTAAAGGTTTATCCATGTCCACCCAACGTAACGCTGGGGTACCATGACAGTAAACATAACGTAAACCAAAAAATTCTGGTTGTCCCAATCCTAAACGCTGTGTCACATTGTTTAGACACTCTTGACCAACACTGTCAATACTAAGTGTGCATTCTATGGAAGTGGCGTCTAACAATTCGACACAAATCACATACTGATTCTTGGACACGACATTGTATTGtctgcttttttttaaatggaactTGAATGGCATTTTTACAATTGCAAAgtaactgaaaaatatataaacatattacgTGAACGATTTAAGATCCAAAAGTTTAAAGTAAATGATGCAAAAGAACTGCAGATTAAGAGAAATTCTGATATATGACGTtgttttactatatattacataatgaaaacaaattatataggctcaatttatagtaaaacattataatgatgaattaataacgttatatattaatttataagaaacttgaaacatatatactttttttcattctgcATATATGCAAACTCACCCAATGtcttaaaatatcaaacacTCATCACTTTTCTGGGTAAGCATTAGGTATTTGACAAgcgtacatatataagataaacatGTGTATTTTGACAGCTATTATTTGACACCTCACTATCTATATTTGTATCAATCAGTATCAGTTGTGGACATAAAATTGCTTTCAAAAGTAAAagataatagtattttttatgtaaatacacAACTTTGTATGCaattctctattttctttacttttcaatttttttcatcggtgaaaaaagttttatccACTTTTCTCATTTATGCGAATGTACCGTGTGTACgtattttcattcatttacAATGAACATCGTAAGAAAGCGTTGTATCTTGCATCGTTAAATATCGGTGCCGAGATATCGAGAAATTGAGAGAAAGGTATATCGATACTTTCTGTCAGGGAATCAAGCCAGAGTGTCAGAGTAATGTCAGTGACCATCACGGTACGCCATTCAACTGGCTATCTGTTGCTGTCGCAGCAATTTGAAaaagtgataataattattgcgccAGTCAATTTGACAATCCGCTATCAATAATGAGAAAACGGATACATCGTTTCATGCGCCGTTGCACACGCCTACTGAATGCCGATAAGGGACAGCAAATCCGCGAATAGAGATTCCCCGCGTTGCTGGAGCCTTGCTCTTTGTGTCACATGTTTCTGCATGTTCTTCGCGCGCGAGGAAAATGAGTATTCTGAGAAAAAGGTAAGTCTGTCAAGATTCTCAGGCAGATAAGATTTACGTTAACAAGAAGGATATTTTGCAGATTGAGCGAATTCGACGATGTTCTTAACGCAGACGAAATAGATACAGTCAGTcttgcaaaaatatgtttccaTGGTATGTTTGCCACatgatttatttctaatcTGTTTATCGTGATGATTTTAACTTATCGCGTCATTTTATGTAAGCTTTctctaataatttgatttttttttattgtaggcATACCTGACGAGCCTGGTGGCCTAAGGCCTCTATGTTGGAAGTTATTGCTGAACTACTTGCCACCGAAAAGATCCAGTTGGTTGGAGACTCTGAAACGCAAAAGAGAGTTGTATAACACCTTCATTggtaagagaaagaaatgatgctatgatgaaaataatttacaatgctTAAAACGCTgttgtacataataattttttatttgcatttgattGTAGAAGATCTCATTGTTATGCCTGGAGAATCTAATACAG is a window of Cataglyphis hispanica isolate Lineage 1 chromosome 4, ULB_Chis1_1.0, whole genome shotgun sequence DNA encoding:
- the LOC126848714 gene encoding tyrosine-protein phosphatase non-receptor type 14 isoform X1, coding for MQNEKNYFAIVKMPFKFHLKKSRQYNVVSKNQYVICVELLDATSIECTLSIDSVGQECLNNVTQRLGLGQPEFFGLRYVYCHGTPALRWVDMDKPLKKQLEKDAKNFTLYLRVMYYVTDVQFIQDEMTRYHYYLQLKSDILEDKIHCNPRQACLLASYSMQAEFGNYSPERHTIECLQQYTFFPNEVIKIDSGGQDSLLHTAICQYKSLTNVTQASAEELYISIVMQLEGYGNETFTAKDNSNNKVILGISINGIMVAYPNTQTQFYRWRDISNVINHKKTFRIECQLEGEEAKQFVFTESRNAKYIWRLCIAQHTFYMQYQEHRPLERSNGYFDNDTNDSSEQTVSVNLDNRVADSHMRWTSYNDLSTSPYPVVSVSSTDLNNLRALLPSYRPAPDYETAIQMKYNNGGNAPQPYYANQSAIVGSDISCLLGNVVNRNRY
- the LOC126848723 gene encoding uroporphyrinogen-III synthase-like isoform X2, which translates into the protein MLGNNKIVVCKGLSEMSDKQEMYIKTLESAGYTCECLQTLRFEFVNISELRTCLLTADKYSGLILTSPRTVEAISLAVKGDVNILYDWRQTPVYCIGPATHSLARNQLNLQHCIGSESGNSKQLAERITLDVKKNSKPLLYPCSEIARETIACILNDSGITIQKIVVYRTLAIHLQ
- the LOC126848725 gene encoding 60S ribosomal protein L17, encoding MGRYSHEPVNQTKSCKARGSNLRVHFKNTHETARAIKNMALRRAQKYLKNVVEHKECVPFRRFNGGVGRCAQAKQFGTTQGRWPKKSAEFLLQLLKNAESNADYKGLDVDRLVVEHIQVNHAPCLRRRTYRAHGRINPYMSSPCHIEVILTEKEDVVAKSTEEEPSKKKLSKKKLARQKEKMMRE
- the LOC126848723 gene encoding uroporphyrinogen-III synthase-like isoform X1, translating into MLGNNKIVVCKGLSEMSDKQEMYIKTLESAGYTCECLQTLRFEFVNISELRTCLLTADKYSGLILTSPRTVEAISLAVKGDVNILYDWRQTPVYCIGPATHSLARNQLNLQHCIGSESGNSKQLAERITLDVKKNSKPLLYPCSEIARETIACILNDSGITIQKIVVYRTLASELLEQDLLKILIKSPSIFVFFSPSTVEHITTQLKRNSFNVKDIKAVAIGPVTKNALINSGFNVYATAEKPEPEALMRAITTAECVENF
- the LOC126848714 gene encoding tyrosine-protein phosphatase non-receptor type 14 isoform X2, with the protein product MPFKFHLKKSRQYNVVSKNQYVICVELLDATSIECTLSIDSVGQECLNNVTQRLGLGQPEFFGLRYVYCHGTPALRWVDMDKPLKKQLEKDAKNFTLYLRVMYYVTDVQFIQDEMTRYHYYLQLKSDILEDKIHCNPRQACLLASYSMQAEFGNYSPERHTIECLQQYTFFPNEVIKIDSGGQDSLLHTAICQYKSLTNVTQASAEELYISIVMQLEGYGNETFTAKDNSNNKVILGISINGIMVAYPNTQTQFYRWRDISNVINHKKTFRIECQLEGEEAKQFVFTESRNAKYIWRLCIAQHTFYMQYQEHRPLERSNGYFDNDTNDSSEQTVSVNLDNRVADSHMRWTSYNDLSTSPYPVVSVSSTDLNNLRALLPSYRPAPDYETAIQMKYNNGGNAPQPYYANQSAIVGSDISCLLGNVVNRNRY